A DNA window from Loxodonta africana isolate mLoxAfr1 chromosome 7, mLoxAfr1.hap2, whole genome shotgun sequence contains the following coding sequences:
- the LOC100675326 gene encoding olfactory receptor 52A1 gives MLVSNITFFMPSVLTLVGIPGLESVQCWIGIPFFATYLIAMIGNSLLLTIIKSERSLHEPMYIFLGMLGATDIALATSIVPKMLGIFWFHMPDIYFDFCLLQMWLTHTFQGIESGILLAMALDRYVAICYPLRHAAIFTHQLVTQIGTVVTLRAAILVAPCLVLIKCRLKFYHTTIISHSYCEHMAVVKLAAENVQINRIYGLFVAFTVAGFDLMFIILSYIQIFTTVFRLPQEEARLKAFNTCIAHICVFLQFYLLAFFSFFTHRFGSHIPPYIHILCSNIYLLVPPFLNPLVYGVKTKQVRSHVIKMFSS, from the coding sequence atgctcgttTCCAATATCACATTCTTCATGCCCTCTGTGTTGACACTAGTAGGGATTCCAGGCCTAGAGTCTGTGCAGTGCTGGATTGGGATTCCATTCTTCGCTACATATCTCATTGCTATGATTGGAAATTCGCTGCTTCTGACTATCATAAAATCAGAACGCAGCCTCCATGAGCCCATGTACATTTTCCTAGGCATGCTAGGAGCCACCGATATTGCTCTTGCTACCAGCATTGTGCCCAAGATGCTTGGAATCTTCTGGTTTCATATGCCAGATATCTATTTTGATTTCTGCTTGCTTCAGATGTGGCTTACCCACACATTTCAGGGCATCGAGTCAGGTATCCTGCTTGCAATGGCCTTGGACCGTTATGTTGCCATCTGTTATCCACTGAGGCATGCTGCCATCTTCACCCACCAGCTAGTCACCCAAATAGGTACTGTGGTTACACTCAGGGCTGCCATTCTTGTAGCACCATGCCTGGTACTGATAAAGTGTCGTCTTAAATTTTATCATACAACAATCATCTCCCACTCCTACTGTGAGCATATGGCTGTTGTGAAACTGGCTGCAGAAAATGTCCAGATCAACAGGATCTATGGTTTGTTTGTGGCCTTCACAGTAGCAGGGTTTGACCTTATGTTCATCATCTTGTCCTACATCCAGATATTTACCACAGTTTTCCGTTTGCCCCAGGAGGAGGCGAGGTTGAAAGCATTCAACACCTGCATCGCTCACATCtgtgtcttcctccagttctacctccttgccttcttctccttcttcacaCACAGGTTTGGTTCTCATATCCCCCCTTACattcatatcctttgttccaATATTTATTTGCTGGTCCCTCCATTTCTCAATCCACTTGTCTATGGTGTAAAGACCAAACAGGTCCGCAGTCatgtgataaaaatgttcagttCTTAA